In a genomic window of Candidatus Marinarcus aquaticus:
- a CDS encoding tetratricopeptide repeat protein translates to MSLKDNVDFVKKELDSEEKFIESFVKVERFYKKYKKALIAAVAVIVVGSIGYTINNSIQASNKAKANLAFNKILNDVNDQEALATLKSSNDKLYNVALYLQAKEGNKNIQVNERYLKYLLEYEEALKNSDVEKLNSLAMQKDFLLKEFALFNKALILTEQGKFEDARQTLKMIKQDSKVSDLVALLNHYLLTK, encoded by the coding sequence ATGAGCTTAAAAGATAACGTTGATTTTGTCAAAAAAGAGTTGGACTCTGAAGAGAAATTTATCGAGAGTTTTGTAAAAGTTGAGCGATTTTATAAAAAATATAAAAAAGCACTTATTGCTGCAGTGGCAGTGATTGTTGTGGGTTCAATTGGTTACACCATTAACAACTCCATTCAAGCAAGTAATAAAGCCAAAGCCAATCTTGCATTTAACAAAATTTTAAATGATGTGAATGACCAAGAGGCCTTAGCAACACTGAAATCAAGTAACGACAAACTTTATAATGTTGCTTTATATCTTCAAGCTAAAGAGGGAAATAAAAATATCCAAGTCAATGAACGATATTTAAAATATCTTTTAGAGTATGAAGAGGCATTAAAGAATTCTGATGTTGAAAAACTGAACTCTTTAGCCATGCAAAAAGATTTTTTACTTAAAGAGTTTGCCCTTTTTAACAAAGCACTGATTCTTACCGAACAAGGTAAATTTGAAGATGCTCGACAAACACTTAAAATGATTAAACAAGATTCAAAAGTGAGTGATTTAGTTGCTTTATTAAACCACTACTTACTTACTAAATAG
- a CDS encoding S41 family peptidase → MKSILFSFFYVVAFVSFIHANEVNTLETKSDLDNETTQTRFESLSKLTKVIGTVEKYYVDDIKLQEIVNKALKGLMQELDAHSTYMDKKYFKEMQIQTNGEFGGLGITVGMRDGALTVISPIDDTPAYKAGVKAGDIILKIDDTSTLNITLDEAVGLMRGKPKTPIELTLVRKGENKPILIKIIRDIIKIQSVYSKTIGDDVLYLRVTSFDKNVDVNMRKAINKNKTFKGIILDLRNNPGGLLNQAISVTDFFVNSGVIVSQKGRDESSEEKFSATSANTLTSVPLVVLVNAGSASASEIVSGALQDHKRAIVVGEKTFGKGSVQVILPITDDKSEGVKLTIAKYYLPSGRTIQATGITPDIIAYAGEVPQESDAEFKIKEADLKKHLEGELEKVNHDEVKTKEEKKNSDVITKEELFKDNQLKTGVDILKSLIIMKK, encoded by the coding sequence ATGAAAAGCATTTTATTCTCTTTTTTTTATGTGGTCGCATTTGTCAGCTTCATTCACGCTAATGAGGTCAATACATTAGAAACCAAATCAGATTTAGACAACGAAACGACACAGACACGATTTGAATCACTCTCAAAACTGACAAAAGTCATAGGCACAGTTGAGAAGTACTATGTAGACGATATCAAATTGCAAGAGATTGTAAATAAAGCTTTAAAAGGTTTAATGCAAGAGTTGGATGCACACTCAACGTATATGGATAAAAAATATTTTAAAGAGATGCAAATTCAAACCAATGGCGAGTTTGGAGGTTTGGGTATCACCGTTGGAATGAGAGATGGAGCTTTAACCGTTATCTCACCAATTGACGATACTCCAGCATATAAAGCAGGTGTAAAAGCGGGTGATATCATCTTAAAAATCGATGACACTTCTACATTGAATATCACTTTAGATGAAGCGGTGGGACTCATGCGAGGAAAGCCAAAAACTCCGATTGAATTAACGCTTGTAAGAAAAGGTGAAAACAAACCAATCCTGATAAAAATCATTCGAGATATCATTAAAATCCAATCGGTTTACTCTAAAACCATTGGGGACGATGTGTTGTATCTACGAGTAACCAGCTTTGATAAAAATGTTGATGTGAATATGCGAAAAGCGATTAATAAAAATAAAACGTTTAAAGGGATTATTTTAGATTTACGAAACAACCCAGGTGGACTTCTTAATCAAGCCATCAGTGTGACAGACTTTTTCGTCAACAGTGGCGTAATTGTTTCTCAAAAAGGGCGAGATGAAAGCAGTGAAGAGAAGTTCTCTGCAACTTCAGCAAATACATTAACCTCAGTTCCATTGGTTGTACTTGTAAATGCAGGAAGTGCCAGTGCCAGTGAGATTGTAAGTGGTGCTTTACAAGACCACAAACGAGCCATCGTAGTGGGTGAAAAAACATTTGGTAAAGGTTCAGTTCAAGTAATTTTACCAATTACAGATGATAAAAGCGAAGGGGTGAAACTCACCATTGCTAAATATTATTTACCAAGTGGACGAACCATCCAAGCAACCGGAATTACACCAGACATCATCGCATATGCTGGAGAAGTTCCACAAGAGAGTGATGCTGAGTTTAAAATCAAAGAAGCAGACTTAAAAAAACATTTAGAAGGTGAGTTAGAAAAAGTCAATCATGATGAAGTAAAAACAAAAGAAGAGAAAAAGAATTCAGACGTTATAACAAAAGAAGAATTGTTTAAAGACAACCAACTCAAAACAGGTGTCGATATTTTAAAATCATTAATTATTATGAAAAAATAG
- a CDS encoding phosphoribosylaminoimidazolesuccinocarboxamide synthase, with protein MKISEIVALGLWPESKKTTTKKGIDELEELGYNLFYIGKNADLYTCPGDEAKVLLVRSDRCSVFDIPLNLEIEGKGVSQTAISNNGAQFAKDAGIRTAILSENVDASLKIAPRCQMMELCKPLEAEIDGDVVQFELIFRNYLTGSLYDACQNGNDPYGLELTSDLPQWHKFETPIFTPTTKGIKDEPLNSATVREKFPEIVTSLEKLFKEFTQFALDNGIIIVDTKFEIFVNSKGEWVLGDEVLTPESSRFISKEDFDAGNYISMDKQILRDFGKEQNWKEQAKSLKAGEKLEVNVPQTIKDKILSGYTTILNRLSK; from the coding sequence ATGAAAATCAGTGAGATTGTAGCACTTGGTCTTTGGCCAGAATCAAAGAAAACTACAACAAAAAAAGGAATCGATGAACTTGAAGAGTTAGGGTATAACCTCTTTTATATCGGTAAAAATGCAGATCTTTATACGTGTCCGGGTGATGAAGCAAAAGTTTTATTGGTTCGAAGTGATCGATGTTCTGTATTTGATATTCCTTTAAATTTAGAGATTGAAGGAAAAGGTGTTTCTCAAACGGCTATTTCAAACAACGGAGCACAATTTGCAAAAGATGCTGGAATTCGTACAGCCATTCTTTCAGAAAATGTGGATGCTTCTTTAAAGATTGCTCCACGATGTCAAATGATGGAGTTGTGTAAACCCCTTGAAGCAGAAATTGATGGTGATGTGGTTCAGTTTGAGTTGATTTTTAGAAACTACTTAACAGGTTCACTGTATGATGCATGTCAAAATGGAAATGACCCATATGGTTTAGAGCTGACTTCAGATTTACCACAATGGCATAAATTTGAAACACCTATTTTTACGCCAACGACTAAAGGGATTAAAGATGAGCCTTTAAACTCTGCAACAGTGAGAGAGAAATTCCCTGAGATTGTTACGAGCTTAGAAAAACTTTTTAAAGAGTTTACGCAGTTTGCACTTGATAATGGCATTATTATTGTGGACACAAAATTTGAAATTTTTGTAAACTCAAAAGGTGAGTGGGTACTTGGAGATGAGGTATTAACTCCAGAGAGTTCACGATTTATCTCTAAAGAGGATTTTGATGCAGGCAACTATATCTCTATGGACAAACAAATCTTACGAGATTTTGGAAAAGAGCAAAATTGGAAAGAGCAAGCAAAATCGTTAAAAGCAGGTGAGAAGTTAGAGGTAAACGTTCCTCAAACAATCAAAGATAAAATCTTAAGTGGGTACACAACCATACTTAATAGGTTAAGTAAATAA
- the purS gene encoding phosphoribosylformylglycinamidine synthase subunit PurS, whose product MKAIVNVALKQGVLDDQGKATHHALDTLGFKEVVKDVRIGKQIILELNATSQTQAREEVTNMCEKLLANTVIEDYTIEIIG is encoded by the coding sequence ATGAAAGCAATCGTAAATGTAGCATTAAAGCAAGGTGTATTAGATGACCAAGGAAAAGCAACACATCATGCACTGGACACTTTAGGTTTCAAAGAGGTCGTTAAAGATGTTCGAATCGGAAAACAAATCATTTTAGAACTCAATGCAACGTCTCAAACACAAGCACGAGAAGAAGTTACAAACATGTGTGAAAAACTTCTTGCAAATACAGTGATTGAAGATTATACAATCGAAATTATAGGTTAA
- the purQ gene encoding phosphoribosylformylglycinamidine synthase I, which yields MNVAVLQFPGTNCEYDTKYAFEKLGANVTIIWHKETTIPDNTDLVVIPGGFSYGDYLRSGAIARFAKIMEAVQTFAQNGGKVLGICNGFQILLEAGLLPGAMKRNDSLHFISKYNHLKVINNDNTFLQKLDVNEVVNIPVAHHDGNYFTDEAGLKALEDNGQILLKYCDENGNEQNLNGSVSQIAGICNKEKNVFGLMPHPERAIESLLGCDDGVKMLQGFFN from the coding sequence ATGAACGTAGCAGTATTACAATTTCCAGGTACCAATTGTGAATATGATACAAAGTATGCATTTGAAAAATTAGGTGCAAACGTTACAATCATTTGGCATAAAGAGACAACAATTCCTGACAATACTGACTTGGTAGTTATTCCAGGTGGGTTTTCATATGGGGATTATTTACGAAGTGGTGCAATTGCACGTTTTGCTAAAATCATGGAAGCCGTACAAACCTTTGCACAAAATGGTGGAAAAGTATTGGGGATTTGTAATGGGTTTCAAATTCTTTTAGAAGCTGGGTTACTACCAGGAGCTATGAAAAGAAATGATTCATTACACTTTATCTCTAAATACAACCATTTAAAAGTGATCAACAATGACAACACTTTTTTACAAAAGCTTGATGTCAATGAGGTGGTTAATATTCCTGTTGCACATCATGATGGAAACTACTTTACAGATGAAGCAGGATTAAAAGCATTAGAAGACAATGGTCAAATTCTTTTAAAATATTGTGATGAAAATGGCAATGAACAAAACCTTAATGGTTCGGTTTCTCAAATTGCGGGTATTTGCAATAAAGAAAAAAATGTTTTTGGTCTTATGCCTCACCCAGAACGAGCAATTGAGTCATTGCTTGGATGTGATGATGGCGTAAAGATGCTTCAAGGTTTTTTTAACTAA
- a CDS encoding lysophospholipid acyltransferase family protein, whose amino-acid sequence MSKIRGILTLIQFTLTVSITIICMYIFRNNHHKVRKIWTALQVKLLGIKLEIVGEPDTNADMIILNHQSLLDIVVMEHIHSRNLAWVGKKEITDLFFFGHIMKAPRMITVNREDKTGVVTLLKEGKDRLDGGRPIAMFPEGTRSDGTYMRKFRAGARILADKYKLKVQPVVMFNTRQVLDSKTLHATPGVVKVVFLETMQAGKGTDWFDVAEEKMRTVFEEEKPAS is encoded by the coding sequence TTGTCGAAGATTAGAGGAATTTTAACACTCATTCAGTTTACATTGACCGTATCTATTACGATTATATGTATGTATATTTTTAGAAATAATCATCACAAGGTGAGAAAAATTTGGACGGCACTTCAAGTGAAGCTTTTGGGAATCAAACTTGAAATCGTAGGTGAACCAGATACCAATGCAGATATGATTATTTTAAACCACCAATCTCTTTTAGATATCGTGGTGATGGAACACATTCACTCTCGAAATCTTGCATGGGTAGGAAAAAAAGAGATAACAGACTTGTTTTTCTTTGGACACATTATGAAAGCCCCACGTATGATTACTGTTAATCGTGAAGATAAAACAGGTGTTGTAACGCTTTTAAAAGAGGGGAAAGATAGACTTGATGGGGGGAGACCCATTGCGATGTTTCCAGAAGGCACACGAAGTGATGGAACGTACATGAGAAAATTTCGTGCGGGTGCTCGTATTTTAGCAGATAAATATAAACTCAAAGTACAGCCCGTCGTGATGTTCAATACCAGACAAGTATTGGACTCAAAAACCTTGCATGCTACACCAGGAGTGGTGAAAGTAGTATTTTTAGAGACCATGCAAGCGGGAAAAGGAACAGATTGGTTTGACGTCGCTGAAGAGAAGATGCGTACTGTTTTTGAAGAGGAAAAGCCTGCATCATGA
- a CDS encoding fluoride efflux transporter FluC: MTLTWQTVLAVGVGGFLGAIARVYANAAITKAVPGEFPVGILTVNVLGSFLIGILFALFLHFSFPTAIKAFLTSGFLGALTTYSTFAIESFLLLESSLILGITNMFLNLFGTVFAAGMGYKIVTFFLK; encoded by the coding sequence ATGACTTTGACTTGGCAAACCGTTTTAGCTGTAGGTGTGGGTGGGTTTTTAGGAGCCATTGCTCGCGTTTATGCCAATGCAGCCATTACAAAAGCCGTTCCAGGAGAGTTTCCTGTAGGCATATTGACGGTTAATGTTTTGGGAAGTTTTCTTATTGGAATCTTGTTTGCCCTGTTTTTACACTTCAGTTTTCCTACCGCAATTAAAGCCTTTTTAACTTCAGGTTTTTTAGGTGCACTCACTACGTATTCTACATTTGCTATTGAGAGTTTTCTTCTTTTAGAGAGCTCACTTATACTTGGAATAACCAACATGTTTTTAAACCTTTTTGGTACTGTTTTTGCTGCAGGTATGGGTTATAAAATCGTGACTTTCTTCCTTAAATAG
- the tatA gene encoding twin-arginine translocase TatA/TatE family subunit, with amino-acid sequence MSMPGGMEWVLIALVVLLLFGGKKIPELAKGLGSGIKNFKKAVKEDDEETVVKTEEKIEDKKSETKSESTNETKNA; translated from the coding sequence ATGAGTATGCCTGGTGGTATGGAGTGGGTATTAATTGCACTGGTAGTTTTATTACTTTTTGGTGGTAAAAAAATCCCTGAATTAGCAAAAGGTTTAGGAAGTGGAATTAAAAACTTCAAAAAAGCAGTTAAAGAGGACGATGAAGAGACAGTTGTAAAAACTGAAGAGAAAATCGAAGACAAAAAGAGTGAAACTAAATCTGAGTCAACAAACGAAACTAAAAACGCATAA
- the argS gene encoding arginine--tRNA ligase: MQRVVKNHIEEVLDLSIVLEKPKDITLGHYATPVAFSLAKEYRKSPIVIADELAAKFADSQMFESVSAVKGFINFKLSNAFLHKAVSDALSTPEEFAKEGSKNEKILLEYVSANPTGPLHIGHARGAIFGDTLYRVGKHLGYDITSEYYINDAGAQMDLLGLSLYLAGRESILKVDVEYPDQYYRGDYLYDIAKLVEEKFGKEIFEDATRMDELAQFAKDEVLDLIKNDLFKIGIEFENFVSEKSLYVNWESTKANLEKNGSLYTKDEKVWIKSTQLGDDVDRVVVRENGIPTYLAGDIIYHENKFNRPYDKFINIWGADHHGYITRVKAAVQFLGFDPNRLEILLSQMVSLLKGGEPYKMSKRAGNVILLSDIADEIGADALRFVFLTKKSDTHLEFDLDMLTNQDSSNPIFYINYAHARINQLFKKSELTFQSIKDITLEGLEDESANLMYEALLLPSILEEAFSKRDMQKITDYLYSLASSVHKFYNEHKIVGTPNEQEYLKALAMVSLSIKTGLKLLGITAKEVM; encoded by the coding sequence TTGCAAAGAGTAGTTAAAAATCATATTGAAGAAGTATTAGATTTAAGTATTGTATTGGAAAAACCTAAGGATATCACTTTAGGTCACTATGCAACGCCGGTTGCATTTTCATTGGCCAAAGAGTATCGTAAATCACCAATAGTGATTGCTGATGAGTTAGCTGCTAAATTTGCAGATTCACAGATGTTTGAATCTGTAAGTGCGGTTAAAGGTTTTATTAACTTTAAACTCTCTAATGCGTTTTTGCATAAAGCAGTCAGTGATGCCTTAAGTACGCCCGAAGAGTTTGCTAAAGAGGGCTCTAAAAATGAAAAAATTCTTTTAGAGTACGTGAGTGCCAACCCAACTGGACCACTGCATATTGGACACGCTCGTGGAGCAATATTTGGAGATACGCTCTATCGTGTAGGAAAACATTTAGGGTATGATATCACCAGTGAATACTACATCAACGATGCAGGTGCACAAATGGATCTTTTAGGTCTTTCATTATATCTGGCAGGACGTGAATCAATTTTAAAAGTGGATGTAGAGTATCCCGATCAGTACTATCGGGGGGATTACCTTTATGACATTGCAAAATTGGTTGAAGAAAAGTTCGGAAAAGAGATTTTTGAAGATGCCACACGTATGGATGAATTGGCACAATTTGCAAAAGATGAAGTCCTTGATTTAATCAAAAATGACCTCTTTAAAATTGGTATTGAGTTTGAAAACTTTGTCAGTGAAAAATCTCTGTATGTCAATTGGGAAAGTACCAAAGCCAACTTAGAGAAGAACGGTTCTTTATACACCAAAGATGAAAAAGTTTGGATTAAATCAACCCAACTGGGTGATGACGTTGACCGAGTTGTTGTACGAGAGAACGGGATTCCTACATATTTAGCAGGAGACATTATTTACCATGAAAATAAATTTAATCGACCATACGATAAATTTATTAATATCTGGGGCGCAGACCACCACGGATACATCACTCGGGTAAAAGCTGCTGTTCAATTTTTAGGGTTTGATCCAAACAGATTAGAAATTTTACTTTCTCAAATGGTATCACTTTTAAAAGGGGGAGAACCCTACAAAATGAGTAAACGAGCAGGAAATGTGATCTTGCTTTCTGATATTGCAGATGAGATTGGTGCAGATGCATTACGTTTTGTATTTTTGACCAAAAAGAGTGATACGCATTTAGAGTTTGATTTGGATATGTTAACCAACCAAGACTCTAGTAACCCAATTTTTTATATCAACTATGCCCATGCACGAATCAATCAGCTCTTTAAAAAATCAGAGTTGACATTCCAAAGCATTAAAGATATCACACTTGAGGGTTTAGAAGATGAGAGTGCCAATTTGATGTATGAAGCGTTGTTGTTGCCTTCAATATTGGAGGAAGCATTCAGCAAACGAGACATGCAAAAAATTACAGACTATTTGTACTCATTGGCTTCTTCAGTTCATAAATTTTATAATGAACATAAAATTGTAGGTACACCTAATGAACAAGAGTATCTTAAAGCATTAGCTATGGTCAGTTTAAGCATTAAAACGGGACTGAAGCTGTTAGGAATAACGGCCAAGGAGGTGATGTAA
- the rsfS gene encoding ribosome silencing factor yields MNKTIEKIVQVLDEKKAEAIEVIDLKENDYLVDYVVVATTLNPKHGASLVTFIKEALKPLGENFVRSDEDEDWTVIDLGDMFIHLMSEKYREKYSIEEFLSELPKRG; encoded by the coding sequence TTGAATAAAACAATCGAAAAAATTGTTCAAGTTTTAGATGAAAAAAAAGCGGAAGCCATTGAGGTCATTGACTTAAAAGAGAATGACTATTTGGTTGATTATGTTGTAGTAGCAACTACATTGAACCCTAAACATGGAGCTTCGTTAGTGACTTTCATCAAAGAAGCTCTTAAACCATTGGGAGAGAATTTTGTTCGTTCAGATGAAGATGAAGATTGGACAGTAATCGACTTAGGCGATATGTTTATTCATCTAATGAGTGAGAAATACAGAGAAAAATACTCTATTGAAGAGTTCTTAAGTGAACTGCCTAAAAGAGGGTAA
- the nadD gene encoding nicotinate (nicotinamide) nucleotide adenylyltransferase, translating into MKIGIFGGSFDPPHVGHEAIVNEALKKLDIDKLIIVPTFLSPFKHEFFLPPATRLELLTKLFSKDAKIEVSDYEVKQNRSVYTIETVKHFKKHYSCEKIYLIIGEDNLEKLHLWSEFERLNQMVEFVVATRETQNNHPLLYANFKRLPIDVDVSSTSIKQDLDLNAIPNVIQNDLKTIIQKV; encoded by the coding sequence TTGAAAATAGGAATTTTTGGTGGCAGTTTTGACCCACCTCATGTAGGTCATGAAGCCATTGTAAATGAAGCTCTCAAAAAATTAGACATTGATAAATTAATTATCGTGCCCACTTTTTTAAGCCCATTTAAACACGAATTCTTTTTACCGCCTGCAACACGATTGGAACTATTAACCAAGCTCTTTTCAAAAGATGCAAAGATTGAAGTCTCTGATTATGAAGTAAAACAAAACCGAAGTGTCTACACCATTGAAACCGTAAAACACTTTAAAAAGCACTACTCTTGTGAGAAAATCTATTTAATCATCGGAGAAGATAACTTAGAAAAACTTCATTTATGGTCAGAATTTGAACGCTTAAATCAAATGGTTGAGTTTGTTGTAGCAACCAGAGAGACACAAAACAACCATCCGTTGCTCTATGCAAACTTCAAACGTTTACCCATTGATGTGGATGTCAGTTCCACTTCAATCAAGCAGGATTTGGATTTGAATGCCATTCCAAATGTTATACAAAACGATTTAAAAACTATCATACAAAAGGTGTAA
- the gap gene encoding type I glyceraldehyde-3-phosphate dehydrogenase, giving the protein MAVKVAINGFGRIGRCVARIISKRDDVELVAINDTSSVEMLEYLTKFDTVHGTFDGEIKVADGYVTIGKVKAKLYSTRDAKELTFVSDCGADVVLECTGAYLTQEKAQVYLDNGAKKVVMSAPAKDDTPTYVIGVNEGEYKGEAIISNASCTTNCLGPVAKIIDDAFGIEKGLMTTIHSYTNDQNILDVKHKSDKRRARAGAMNMIPTTTGAAKAMRLIMPQLDGKLHGQSVRVPTPDVSMVDLNVVVSKETTKEELNALFEAKAKELAGIVAVDNEMKVSSDIIGDTNSTIIATDLTQVIGGNMIKVMTWYDNEWGYSSRLVDMAVYVSNK; this is encoded by the coding sequence ATGGCTGTAAAAGTTGCAATAAATGGTTTTGGAAGAATTGGTCGATGTGTTGCACGAATTATCTCTAAAAGAGATGATGTGGAACTCGTTGCTATCAATGATACGTCAAGTGTAGAGATGCTTGAATATCTAACAAAATTTGATACGGTACATGGAACATTTGATGGTGAAATCAAAGTAGCAGATGGATACGTAACAATAGGAAAAGTTAAAGCAAAATTGTACAGCACACGAGATGCAAAAGAGTTAACATTCGTCAGCGATTGTGGAGCTGACGTAGTTTTAGAGTGTACAGGAGCTTACCTTACACAAGAGAAAGCACAAGTCTATTTAGATAATGGTGCTAAAAAAGTGGTCATGAGTGCACCAGCCAAAGATGATACACCAACATATGTTATTGGAGTCAATGAGGGTGAATACAAAGGAGAAGCAATTATCTCTAATGCTTCATGTACAACAAACTGCTTAGGACCAGTAGCAAAAATCATTGATGATGCATTTGGAATTGAAAAAGGGTTAATGACCACCATTCACTCGTACACCAATGACCAAAATATCTTAGATGTAAAACACAAATCAGATAAACGAAGAGCTCGAGCGGGTGCTATGAACATGATCCCTACCACAACAGGTGCAGCTAAAGCAATGAGATTAATCATGCCTCAATTGGATGGAAAACTTCACGGACAAAGTGTTCGAGTTCCAACTCCAGATGTTTCTATGGTGGACTTAAACGTTGTAGTAAGCAAAGAGACAACAAAAGAGGAGTTAAATGCACTCTTTGAAGCAAAAGCAAAAGAGCTTGCTGGAATTGTAGCTGTGGATAATGAAATGAAAGTATCGTCAGACATTATTGGAGATACAAACTCAACCATTATTGCAACAGACTTAACGCAAGTAATTGGTGGAAATATGATTAAAGTAATGACATGGTATGACAATGAGTGGGGTTACTCTTCACGACTTGTTGATATGGCTGTGTACGTATCAAACAAATAA
- a CDS encoding phosphoglycerate kinase, producing the protein MKLQEIKNIDLAGKKVFIRCDFNVPMDEYSNITDDRRIRSALNTIRYCIDNDCSIILASHLGRPKEPFEDKYSLKPVAKRLHTLLKQEIIMAKNVVQDDTLELAKNLQAGDILLLENLRYNKGETKNDEEFAEKLASMADVYINDAFGVSHRAHASVEGITKHFDANSKAAGFLLAKEIQFFHHIVHNPKRPFVSIVGGSKVSGKLEALHNLVPKVDKILIGGGMAFTFLKALGHEVGNSLVEDDLIPEALKIMEEAKKLGVKFYLPVDVVAAEAFDKEAFAKPTTTQEIPKNWMGLDIGPATALLFAQALEDAHTILWNGPMGVYEMDKFAKGSAKISHAVASSYATTVVGGGDTADLVRVTGDEDEMTFISTGGGASLELIEGKVLPGVKALVIEE; encoded by the coding sequence ATGAAGCTACAAGAGATTAAAAATATTGATTTAGCAGGAAAAAAAGTATTCATCCGTTGTGATTTTAACGTGCCAATGGATGAGTACAGTAATATTACCGATGACAGACGAATCCGAAGTGCACTCAATACGATTCGATACTGTATTGACAATGATTGTTCAATTATTTTAGCTTCACATTTGGGGCGACCTAAAGAGCCATTTGAGGATAAATACTCACTCAAACCAGTTGCAAAAAGATTGCACACCCTTTTAAAACAAGAGATTATCATGGCTAAAAATGTGGTTCAAGATGACACATTAGAGTTGGCCAAAAACTTACAAGCAGGCGATATTCTTCTTTTAGAAAACCTTCGATACAACAAAGGTGAAACAAAAAATGATGAAGAGTTTGCCGAAAAACTTGCTTCCATGGCAGATGTGTATATCAACGATGCTTTTGGAGTAAGTCACAGAGCACACGCTTCAGTTGAAGGCATCACCAAACATTTTGATGCCAATTCAAAGGCAGCAGGGTTTTTGCTTGCAAAAGAGATTCAATTCTTCCACCACATTGTGCATAATCCAAAACGACCATTTGTATCAATCGTAGGTGGATCAAAAGTCTCTGGAAAACTTGAAGCACTTCATAACCTAGTTCCAAAAGTCGATAAGATTCTTATTGGTGGTGGAATGGCCTTTACGTTCTTAAAAGCATTGGGACATGAAGTAGGAAACTCTTTGGTTGAAGATGATTTGATTCCAGAAGCACTTAAAATCATGGAAGAGGCAAAAAAGCTGGGGGTAAAATTCTACTTACCAGTGGACGTTGTTGCTGCTGAAGCGTTTGATAAAGAGGCATTTGCTAAACCAACCACCACTCAAGAGATTCCTAAAAACTGGATGGGACTTGATATTGGACCTGCAACGGCACTGTTGTTTGCACAAGCTCTTGAAGATGCACACACTATTTTATGGAATGGACCAATGGGTGTGTATGAGATGGATAAATTTGCCAAAGGAAGTGCAAAGATTTCTCACGCCGTAGCTTCATCGTATGCAACTACGGTTGTAGGTGGGGGTGATACGGCTGACTTAGTACGAGTAACAGGTGATGAAGATGAAATGACCTTTATCTCTACAGGTGGTGGAGCATCGCTGGAACTCATTGAAGGAAAAGTATTGCCAGGTGTTAAAGCATTGGTTATTGAGGAGTAA